One window from the genome of Oncorhynchus gorbuscha isolate QuinsamMale2020 ecotype Even-year linkage group LG14, OgorEven_v1.0, whole genome shotgun sequence encodes:
- the LOC123995575 gene encoding dihydrolipoyllysine-residue succinyltransferase component of 2-oxoglutarate dehydrogenase complex, mitochondrial-like, whose protein sequence is MLSHSRCLSRTLGRSLSALSQGNNVLAGRTASGLSVGNRVVYRNSQSFESPSSVGVFHIRYFKTSAAHRDEVVTVNTPPFSESITEGDVRWEKAVGDSVKEDEVVCEIETDKTSLQVPSPASGVITELLVPDGGRVEAGNPLFKLKKGAAAAASVPAAEAPAAATAPTPAAIPVAMPAVPPVPTQAAQAKPVSAVKPSAPAAPAEPAAHGARTESRVKMNRMRLRIAQRLKEAQQTCAMLTTFNEIDMSLTVYPRSLTVYPRSLTVYPRSLTVYPRSLTVYPRSLTVYPRSLTVYPRSLTVYPRSLTSNRLPPQSNRLPPQSNRLPRSLTVYPRSLTVYPRSLTVYPRSLTVYPRSLTVYPAPHPRSLTVYPRSLTVYPASNRLPPQSNRLPPQQSNRLPPQSNRLPPQSNRLPRSLTPRSLTVYPRSLTVYPRSLTVYPRSLTVYPRSLTVYPRSLTVYPRSLTVYPRSLTVYPASNRLPPQSNRLPQSAAYRLPRSLTVYPRSLTVYPRSLTVYPRSLTVYPRSLTVYPAYLKNLRMILVSSCFLSPVIDDTTKEIVYRDYVDISVAVATPKGLVVPVIRNVETMNFADIEKTINGLGEKARNNLLAVEDMDGGTFTISNGGVFGSMFGTPIINPPQSAILGMHGIFDRPVAIGGKVEIRPMMYVALTYDHRLVDGREAVTFLRKIKSVVEDPRVLLLDM, encoded by the exons ATGTTATCGCATTCCCGATGTCTTTCCCGGACACTCGGGCGGTCTCTGTCCGCTTTAAGTCAG GGGAATAATGTGCTGGCTGGAAGGACTGCTTCAG GCCTATCCGTTGGCAACAGGGTTGTCTACAGGAACAGTCAGTC ATTTGAGTCTCCGTCATCAGTTGGTGTCTTCCACATCAGATACTTCAAGACGTCTGCAGCACACA GGGATGAGGTTGTCACCGTCAACACCCCTCCGTTCTCTGAGTCGATCACAGAAGGGGACGTCAGGTGGGAGAAAG CTGTTGGAGATTCAGTGAAAGAGGATGAGGTGGTGTGTGAGATCGAGACCGACAAG ACCTCGTTGCAGGTGCCGTCTCCAGCGTCCGGTGTGATCACGGAGCTGCTCGTgccagatggagggagagtggaggccGGGAATCCCCTCTTCAAACTCAAAAAAGGAG CTGCAGCAGCCGCTTCTGTCCCGGCAGCAGAGGCCCCTGCAGCAGCCACTGCTCCAACCCCGGCTGCCATCCCCGTCGCCATGCCCGCGGTGCCTCCCGTGCCAACACAAGCAGCCCAAGCCAAACCTG TTTCTGCAGTCAAGCCCAGCgcaccagcagcaccagcagaACCAGCAGCCCATGGGGCCAGGACAGAGAGCAGG GTCAAGATGAATCGTATGAGGCTGAGGATCGCTCAGAGGCTAAAAGAGGCTCAGCAGACTTGTGCCATGCTCACCACCTTCAACGAGATAGACATGAG TCTAACCGTCTACCCCCGCAGTCTAACCGTCTACCCCCGCAGTCTAACCGTCTACCCCCGCAGTCTAACCGTCTACCCCCGCAGTCTAACCGTCTACCCCCGCAGTCTAACCGTCTACCCCCGCAGTCTAACCGTCTACCCCCGCAGTCTAACCGTCTACCCCCGCAGTCTAACC TCTAACCGTCTACCCCCGCAGTCTAACCGTCTACCCCCGCAGTCTAACCGTCTACCCCGCAGTCTAACCGTCTACCCCCGCAGTCTAACCGTCTACCCCCGCAGTCTAACCGTCTACCCCCGCAGTCTAACCGTCTACCCCCGCAGTCTAACCGTCTACCCCGCACCCCACCCCCGCAGTCTAACCGTCTACCCCCGCAGTCTAACCGTCTACCCCGCA TCTAACCGTCTACCCCCGCAGTCTAACCGTCTACCCCCGCAGCAGTCTAACCGTCTACCCCCGCAGTCTAACCGTCTACCCCCGCAGTCTAACCGTCTACCCCGCAGTCTAACCCCCCGCAGTCTAACCGTCTACCCCCGCAGTCTAACCGTCTACCCCCGCAGTCTAACCGTCTACCCCCGCAGTCTAACCGTCTACCCCCGCAGTCTAACCGTCTACCCCCGCAGTCTAACCGTCTACCCCCGCAGTCTAACCGTCTACCCCCGCAGTCTAACCGTCTACCCCGCA TCTAACCGTCTACCCCCGCAGTCTAACCGTCTACCCCAGTCCGCAGCCTACCGTCTACCCCGCAGTCTAACCGTCTACCCCCGCAGTCTAACCGTCTACCCCCGCAGTCTAACCGTCTACCCCCGCAGTCTAACCGTCTACCCCCGCAGTCTAACCGTCTACCCCGCA tatttaaaaaatctgaggATGATTTTAGTCTcttcctgtttcctgtccccAGTGATTGACGATACAACCAAAGAGATTGTGTACAGGGATTATGTTgacatcagtgtggctgtggCCACTCCCAAG GGACTGGTTGTACCGGTTATTCGCAACGTAGAGACCATGaattttgctgacattgagaaAACCATCAACGGTCTGGGAGAGAAG GCTCGTAATAATCTGCTGGCTGTGGAGGACATGGACGGAGGAACCTTCACCATCAGTAACGGAGGAGTGTTCGGTTCCATGTTCGGCACGCCCATCATCAACCCGCCCCAGTCAGCCATCTTGGGCATGCACGGTATCTTCGACAGGCCCGTGGCCATCGGCGGCAAG GTGGAGATCCGGCCCATGATGTACGTGGCTCTGACCTACGACCATCGGCTGGTCGATGGCAGGGAAGCCGTCACCTTCCTGCGTAAGATCAAGTCCGTGGTTGAAGACCCCCGTGTTCTACTGCTCGACATGTGA